One part of the Brevundimonas subvibrioides ATCC 15264 genome encodes these proteins:
- a CDS encoding TonB-dependent receptor plug domain-containing protein codes for MTKTILLATTAILLGAGAAQAQTAPATPSAQTAAPVAEASQQGVLVFTPDFFTDYRPNTALDMVSRVPGFSTQDGDGSRGFEGAVGNILINGARPASKNDSGSSVLGRTLAAQVERIELVRGGAPGIDMQGYSVVVNVITRSQSSRQSVVTWNAFLFDGGQDVYNGSYQFTARDGERSWGITLSDGVSTSDSNGSGQVIRRDANGLILRDEFYINDQKGGGQAIRGNYADAFLGGKIDLTARIGQNDYRNFSLQTAPGIRRDNGYSEDGTSGEIGAVYTRPVRAGLTSETRFIREWSDFDGASTSASQIGGTTSPEQRFTSVGNASETILRSLLRWERSPSMTIEGGAEVAYNMLETDQAFTVGGTPVPLPSASVTVEETRGEAFSKATWRIRPDLTLEGGLRLEASTITQSGDADQEKSFYFAKPRFQATWTPMANNQVRFRFEREVGQLDFGDFAASAELEEDNVFGGNVDLEPEQRWVTELVYERRFLGDGIVSVGYRHDEITGVIDQLPLPGDLSAVGNIGDGTLDQLAVNISVPLDWTGFSGGQFTFENEWNKTRVTDPTTGQSRPISGVRASQPAFTISQDITSWKINWAATFLASLRQYSYDPDQTSGFYGDDYFQGFVEYKPTTSISIRAQVTVWNDFNVERTVYASRTGGRPVAFVETRDIDPNTFYQITLKKTF; via the coding sequence ATGACGAAGACGATCCTGCTGGCCACGACGGCCATCCTGTTGGGCGCAGGCGCGGCCCAGGCCCAGACCGCACCCGCTACGCCCTCGGCCCAGACCGCGGCGCCGGTGGCCGAGGCCAGCCAGCAGGGCGTCCTCGTCTTCACCCCGGACTTCTTCACCGACTACCGGCCCAATACCGCGCTGGACATGGTCAGCCGGGTGCCCGGCTTCTCCACCCAGGACGGCGACGGATCGCGCGGCTTCGAGGGGGCCGTCGGCAACATCCTGATCAACGGGGCCCGCCCGGCGTCCAAGAACGACAGCGGATCCTCGGTCCTCGGCCGCACCCTGGCCGCGCAGGTCGAGCGCATCGAGCTGGTCCGCGGCGGTGCCCCCGGCATCGACATGCAGGGCTATTCCGTCGTCGTGAACGTGATCACCAGGAGCCAGTCCAGCCGCCAGTCGGTCGTGACGTGGAACGCCTTCCTCTTCGACGGCGGGCAGGACGTCTACAACGGCTCGTACCAGTTCACGGCCCGGGACGGGGAACGGTCCTGGGGCATCACCCTGTCCGACGGGGTCAGCACCAGCGATTCCAACGGATCCGGTCAGGTCATCCGACGCGATGCCAACGGGCTGATCCTCCGCGACGAGTTCTACATCAACGACCAGAAGGGCGGCGGCCAGGCCATCCGGGGCAACTATGCCGACGCCTTCCTGGGCGGGAAGATCGATCTGACGGCGCGGATCGGCCAGAACGACTATCGCAATTTCAGCCTGCAGACCGCGCCCGGGATCCGCCGCGACAACGGCTACAGCGAAGACGGCACCAGCGGGGAGATCGGAGCCGTCTATACCCGCCCGGTGCGTGCCGGCCTGACCAGCGAGACGCGTTTCATCCGGGAATGGAGCGACTTCGACGGGGCCTCGACCTCCGCCAGCCAGATCGGCGGCACGACGAGCCCCGAGCAGCGCTTCACCTCCGTCGGCAACGCGTCGGAGACCATCCTGCGCTCGCTGCTGCGCTGGGAGCGGTCGCCGTCGATGACGATCGAGGGCGGGGCCGAGGTGGCCTACAACATGCTGGAGACCGATCAGGCCTTCACCGTCGGCGGCACGCCCGTGCCTCTCCCGTCCGCCTCGGTCACGGTCGAGGAGACGCGCGGCGAGGCGTTCTCGAAGGCGACCTGGCGCATCCGCCCGGACCTGACGCTGGAGGGCGGGCTCCGACTGGAGGCGTCCACCATCACCCAGTCCGGAGATGCGGATCAGGAGAAGTCGTTCTATTTCGCCAAGCCCCGCTTCCAGGCCACCTGGACACCCATGGCCAACAACCAGGTCCGCTTCCGCTTCGAGCGCGAGGTCGGGCAGCTCGACTTCGGCGACTTCGCCGCCTCGGCCGAGCTGGAAGAGGACAATGTGTTCGGCGGCAACGTCGACCTCGAGCCCGAGCAGCGCTGGGTCACCGAACTGGTCTACGAGCGCCGCTTCCTGGGGGACGGCATCGTGTCGGTGGGCTATCGCCACGATGAGATCACCGGCGTCATCGACCAGTTGCCTCTGCCCGGCGACCTGTCGGCGGTCGGCAACATCGGCGACGGCACGCTGGACCAGCTGGCGGTCAACATCTCGGTTCCACTGGACTGGACCGGCTTTTCCGGCGGCCAGTTCACCTTCGAGAACGAGTGGAACAAGACCCGGGTCACCGACCCGACGACGGGCCAGAGCCGGCCCATCTCGGGCGTGCGGGCCTCGCAGCCGGCCTTCACGATCAGCCAGGACATCACCAGCTGGAAGATCAACTGGGCGGCCACCTTCCTGGCGTCGCTGCGTCAGTATTCCTACGATCCGGACCAGACCTCGGGCTTCTACGGCGACGACTATTTCCAGGGCTTTGTGGAGTACAAGCCGACCACGTCGATCTCGATCCGGGCCCAGGTCACGGTGTGGAACGACTTCAACGTCGAACGCACCGTCTATGCCAGTCGCACCGGCGGGCGGCCCGTCGCCTTCGTCGAGACCCGCGACATCGACCCCAACACCTTCTACCAGATCACCCTCAAGAAGACCTTCTGA